Proteins found in one Amycolatopsis aidingensis genomic segment:
- a CDS encoding glycosyltransferase family 87 protein encodes MSSQSEPTPEPASETASLDAGQRVIPSWTDPFATTATRPIGGPLGEHAVIGRHWFWTPLRVGLLLAVLTLTLGWFGKAACIQQYTNEAGQAELDWRSGRPYVAMCYSDIVPLYGAERLDRPGTFPYATQWVENEGTPQEQVRYMEYPVLTGLFQWVNAKLTHAWTEASDAGWLPGALPVAVYFNITALFLALAWLTAVWAVARTSRRRPWDAALVAVSPLVVVHAFTNFDALAVAFAATGMLAWARRKPVLAGVLLGLGAAAKMYPLFLLGPLLVLCLRAGKPRTWVKTAVSTALAWTTVNLPIALAFPDGWREFFRLNGERGMDPDSLYNVISYFTGWTGFDGELVRGESPVWLNTVSGALFLACCAGIAYLGLTAPVRPRVAQLCFLVVAAFLLTNKVWSPQYSLWLVPLAVLAIPRWRLLLGWMIIDAAVWAPRMFYYLGTDDKGLPEGWFLGTVVLRDIAVIGLCVLVIREIYRPSTDLVRMGGEDDPAGGVLDRARDAYVFRRRRPVTAAR; translated from the coding sequence GTGTCCAGCCAGTCCGAACCAACGCCCGAACCGGCGTCCGAGACAGCCTCGCTCGACGCCGGCCAGCGGGTGATCCCCAGTTGGACCGACCCGTTCGCCACCACGGCCACCCGTCCCATCGGGGGTCCGCTCGGCGAGCACGCGGTGATCGGCAGACATTGGTTCTGGACCCCGCTGCGGGTGGGCCTGCTGCTGGCGGTGCTCACCCTGACCCTCGGCTGGTTCGGCAAGGCGGCCTGCATCCAGCAGTACACCAACGAGGCCGGGCAGGCCGAGCTGGACTGGCGCTCGGGCAGGCCGTACGTGGCGATGTGCTACTCGGACATCGTGCCGCTGTACGGCGCCGAACGGCTGGACCGGCCGGGCACCTTCCCCTACGCCACCCAGTGGGTGGAGAACGAGGGGACCCCGCAGGAGCAGGTCCGTTACATGGAGTACCCGGTGCTCACCGGGCTGTTCCAGTGGGTCAACGCCAAGCTCACGCACGCCTGGACCGAGGCATCCGACGCGGGCTGGCTGCCCGGAGCGCTGCCGGTCGCGGTCTACTTCAACATCACCGCACTGTTCCTCGCCCTCGCCTGGCTGACGGCGGTGTGGGCGGTGGCCAGAACGTCCAGACGCCGACCGTGGGACGCGGCGCTGGTCGCGGTCTCCCCGCTGGTGGTGGTGCATGCCTTCACCAACTTCGACGCGCTCGCCGTCGCGTTCGCCGCGACCGGCATGCTCGCCTGGGCCCGCCGCAAACCCGTGCTGGCCGGGGTACTGCTCGGCCTGGGGGCCGCGGCGAAGATGTACCCGCTGTTCCTGCTCGGGCCACTGCTGGTGCTGTGCCTGCGCGCAGGGAAACCCCGTACCTGGGTGAAGACCGCGGTCAGCACCGCGCTCGCCTGGACCACGGTGAACCTGCCGATCGCGCTGGCCTTCCCGGACGGCTGGCGGGAGTTCTTCCGGTTGAACGGCGAACGCGGGATGGACCCGGACTCGCTGTACAACGTGATCTCCTACTTCACCGGGTGGACCGGGTTCGACGGGGAGCTGGTCCGCGGGGAGAGCCCGGTCTGGCTGAACACGGTCAGCGGGGCGCTGTTCCTCGCCTGTTGTGCGGGCATCGCCTACCTCGGTCTCACCGCACCGGTGCGGCCCCGGGTGGCACAGCTGTGTTTCCTGGTGGTCGCGGCCTTCCTGCTCACCAACAAGGTGTGGAGCCCGCAGTACTCGCTGTGGCTGGTGCCACTCGCGGTGCTGGCGATCCCGCGCTGGCGGCTGCTGCTCGGCTGGATGATCATCGACGCGGCGGTGTGGGCGCCGCGGATGTTCTACTACCTCGGCACGGACGACAAGGGCCTGCCGGAAGGCTGGTTCCTCGGCACCGTGGTGCTGCGCGACATCGCCGTCATCGGGCTGTGCGTGCTGGTGATCAGGGAGATCTACCGGCCGTCCACCGACCTGGTGCGGATGGGCGGCGAGGACGACCCGGCAGGCGGGGTGCTGGACCGGGCCCGCGACGCCTATGTGTTCCGGCGCCGCAGGCCGGTCACCGCGGCGAGGTAG
- a CDS encoding glycosyltransferase family 87 protein, with protein sequence MTGRSRLGNAALAVLVLLCGCTLLLGFLNKDRCTGPDFDQNGRSTPNYSERNFADACYSDIQFLWLGRDIDRHIFPYVHGDLVDGRLVGGAVEYPVLTGMLIWAGATFAETDAGFLLGSALLLAPFGLLTGWLLGRIAGWRALLWAIGPPLVLYAFHNWELPAVACAVGAFAVVLLGRGALRGRALWAAVLLGLGFAVKVFPAFFVLPLALYVLTGGRGGAEGRDPRGAAGVLGVAAGTAVAVNLPFAIAGFDGWLASFQFQAERRVDATTNSIWYWAFRPEDGASFQSVVDVVSPALVLVSFAAALAVGWQRYRREGGYPWLAVCAAMLCGFLLLHKVHSPQYTLWLLPMFVLVRVRWGWVLGYLLADLAMGIGIFRWYGALGADGGHIYDGFAAQAVMIGVWGRAALLAGLFVAFLTSREWDAPGSAAQPRLAENRFAPHPT encoded by the coding sequence GTGACGGGGCGTTCGAGGCTCGGCAACGCGGCGCTGGCGGTACTGGTGCTGCTGTGCGGGTGCACGCTCCTGCTCGGCTTCCTGAACAAGGACCGGTGCACCGGCCCCGACTTCGACCAGAACGGCCGCAGCACACCGAACTACTCCGAGCGCAACTTCGCCGACGCCTGTTACTCGGATATCCAGTTCCTGTGGCTCGGCAGGGACATCGACCGGCACATCTTCCCCTATGTGCACGGCGACCTTGTCGACGGCAGGCTGGTCGGCGGGGCGGTGGAGTACCCCGTGCTCACCGGCATGCTGATCTGGGCAGGCGCCACCTTCGCCGAAACCGACGCCGGGTTCCTGCTCGGCTCGGCCCTGCTGCTCGCCCCGTTCGGGCTGCTGACCGGCTGGTTACTTGGGCGGATCGCGGGCTGGCGCGCGCTGCTGTGGGCGATCGGCCCGCCGCTGGTGCTGTACGCCTTCCACAACTGGGAGCTGCCCGCGGTGGCCTGCGCGGTCGGCGCCTTCGCCGTAGTGCTGCTGGGCCGGGGCGCGCTACGCGGCCGGGCGCTGTGGGCGGCGGTGCTGCTCGGGCTCGGGTTCGCCGTCAAGGTGTTCCCCGCGTTCTTCGTCCTCCCGCTGGCGCTGTATGTGCTGACCGGCGGCCGCGGCGGCGCCGAGGGCAGGGACCCGCGCGGTGCCGCGGGGGTGCTGGGCGTGGCCGCGGGCACCGCCGTGGCGGTGAACCTGCCGTTCGCCATCGCCGGGTTCGACGGCTGGCTGGCCTCCTTCCAGTTCCAGGCCGAACGCCGGGTCGACGCCACCACGAACTCGATCTGGTACTGGGCCTTCCGCCCGGAGGACGGGGCGAGCTTCCAGTCGGTGGTGGACGTGGTCTCCCCGGCATTGGTCCTGGTCTCCTTCGCCGCCGCGCTCGCCGTCGGCTGGCAGCGCTACCGGCGCGAGGGCGGCTACCCGTGGCTGGCGGTCTGCGCGGCGATGCTGTGCGGCTTCCTGTTGCTGCACAAGGTGCACTCCCCGCAGTACACCCTCTGGCTGCTGCCGATGTTCGTGCTGGTCCGGGTGCGCTGGGGCTGGGTGCTCGGTTACCTCCTTGCGGACCTGGCCATGGGGATCGGCATCTTCCGCTGGTACGGGGCGCTGGGTGCGGACGGCGGCCACATCTACGACGGCTTCGCCGCGCAGGCGGTGATGATCGGGGTCTGGGGCCGGGCCGCCCTGCTCGCCGGGCTGTTCGTCGCGTTCCTCACCAGCAGGGAATGGGATGCGCCCGGCAGCGCGGCGCAACCACGCCTTGCGGAGAACCGGTTTGCGCCTCACCCCACGTGA
- a CDS encoding deoxyribonuclease IV: protein MLIGAHVRDDDPLQAARERGADVVQFFLADPQSWKAPQRPAQAEDLAAAGVEVFIHSPYLINIASMNNRVRVPSRKAVVQHAAGAAEIGARGLVVHGGQLRKDEDADAGIANWRKLFERQADQGGFGVPILIENTAGGENAMARHLEALARLWDVVGEFGAGFCLDTCHAFAAGWELETAVDRVRAITGRIDLVHLNNSRDEFGSTRDRHANVVGGAGTIDPDLLAEVARAADAPVVVETPAEGQQADIEFLRQALGT, encoded by the coding sequence ATGCTGATCGGAGCGCACGTCCGCGACGACGACCCGTTGCAGGCCGCCCGCGAACGTGGCGCCGACGTGGTGCAGTTCTTCCTCGCCGACCCGCAGAGCTGGAAGGCGCCGCAACGCCCGGCGCAGGCCGAGGATCTCGCCGCCGCCGGGGTGGAGGTGTTCATCCACTCGCCGTACCTGATCAACATCGCCTCGATGAACAACCGGGTCCGGGTGCCCTCGCGCAAGGCGGTGGTGCAGCATGCGGCGGGCGCGGCCGAGATCGGCGCCAGGGGGCTCGTGGTGCACGGCGGGCAGCTGCGCAAGGACGAGGACGCCGACGCGGGGATCGCCAACTGGCGCAAGCTGTTCGAACGGCAGGCCGACCAGGGCGGGTTCGGCGTCCCGATCCTGATCGAGAACACCGCGGGTGGGGAGAACGCGATGGCCAGGCACCTGGAGGCGCTGGCCAGGCTGTGGGACGTGGTCGGCGAGTTCGGTGCGGGTTTCTGCCTGGACACCTGCCATGCCTTCGCCGCGGGCTGGGAACTGGAGACCGCGGTGGACCGGGTCCGTGCCATCACCGGCCGGATCGACCTGGTGCACCTGAACAATTCGCGGGACGAGTTCGGTTCCACCCGGGACCGGCACGCCAATGTGGTCGGCGGTGCGGGCACCATCGACCCGGACCTGCTGGCCGAGGTCGCGCGGGCGGCGGATGCCCCGGTGGTGGTGGAGACCCCGGCCGAGGGGCAGCAGGCCGACATCGAGTTCCTGCGGCAGGCACTCGGCACGTGA
- the rpsF gene encoding 30S ribosomal protein S6 produces MSRHYEVMIILDPSQDERTVAPTLENFLKVIRDSGGSVEKVDVWGRRRLAYEIKKHAEGVYALLDLNATPDAVKELERQLSLQEIVLRTKVVRREAPRPGSRAARSTNQPAKV; encoded by the coding sequence GTGTCACGCCATTACGAGGTAATGATCATCCTCGACCCGAGCCAGGACGAGCGCACGGTCGCGCCGACCCTGGAGAACTTCCTCAAGGTGATCCGGGACTCCGGCGGCAGCGTCGAGAAGGTCGACGTGTGGGGCCGCAGGCGGCTGGCTTACGAGATCAAGAAGCACGCCGAGGGCGTCTACGCGCTGCTGGACCTGAACGCCACGCCGGACGCGGTCAAGGAGCTCGAGCGGCAGCTGTCCCTGCAGGAGATCGTGCTGCGGACCAAGGTCGTGCGCCGCGAGGCCCCGCGTCCTGGCTCGCGCGCCGCCCGTTCCACCAACCAGCCGGCCAAGGTCTGA
- a CDS encoding single-stranded DNA-binding protein, giving the protein MAGDTIITVVGNLTADPELRFTSSGAAVANFTVASTPRMFDRQSGEWKDGEALFLRCNIWRQAAENVAESLTRGARVVVQGRLKQRSFETKEGEKRTVVELEVDEIGPSLRYATAKVNKVSRGSGGGGFGGGGGGGSAPADDPWGSAPPAGSNAGFSDEPPF; this is encoded by the coding sequence ATGGCTGGAGATACCATCATCACGGTGGTCGGCAACCTCACCGCCGACCCGGAACTGCGTTTCACCTCCTCCGGTGCCGCGGTCGCGAACTTCACGGTCGCGTCCACGCCGCGGATGTTCGACCGGCAGAGCGGCGAGTGGAAGGACGGCGAGGCGCTGTTCCTGCGCTGCAACATCTGGCGGCAGGCCGCGGAGAACGTCGCCGAGAGCCTGACCCGCGGCGCCCGCGTGGTCGTGCAGGGCAGGTTGAAGCAGCGTTCGTTCGAGACCAAGGAAGGCGAGAAGCGCACGGTCGTCGAGCTCGAGGTCGACGAGATCGGGCCCTCGCTGCGGTACGCCACCGCAAAGGTGAACAAGGTCAGCCGGGGCAGCGGAGGCGGCGGCTTCGGCGGCGGTGGCGGCGGCGGGTCCGCGCCTGCCGACGATCCGTGGGGCTCGGCCCCGCCAGCGGGCAGCAACGCCGGGTTCTCCGACGAGCCGCCTTTCTGA
- the rpsR gene encoding 30S ribosomal protein S18, giving the protein MAKPPVRKPKKKVCVFCKDEKKGRAELIDYKDTNLLRKYISDRGKIRARRVTGNCSQHQRDVATAVKNAREMALLPYTSTAR; this is encoded by the coding sequence GTGGCCAAGCCACCCGTACGCAAGCCGAAGAAGAAGGTCTGCGTGTTCTGCAAGGACGAGAAAAAGGGCCGTGCGGAACTGATCGACTACAAGGACACGAACCTGCTGCGGAAGTACATCTCCGACCGCGGCAAGATCCGTGCCCGCCGGGTCACCGGCAACTGCAGCCAGCACCAGCGTGACGTCGCCACGGCGGTCAAGAACGCCCGTGAGATGGCGCTGCTGCCCTACACCTCGACCGCTCGCTAG
- the rplI gene encoding 50S ribosomal protein L9 — protein MAKIILTTDVANLGGPGDIVEVKDGYARNYLLPRGYAIPATKGAEKNVRTIQRTQESRRVRDLDHAKELKASLEGLGAVQLSAKAAEGSKKLFGSVTPADIVSAIKSAGGPSLDKRIIQVGKHIKTVGRHQVTARLHPEVRAEVRIDVTPQR, from the coding sequence ATGGCGAAGATCATTCTTACCACCGACGTGGCGAACCTCGGCGGCCCCGGCGACATCGTCGAAGTGAAGGACGGTTACGCACGTAACTACCTGCTGCCCCGCGGCTACGCCATCCCGGCGACCAAGGGCGCGGAGAAGAACGTCCGGACCATCCAGCGCACCCAGGAGTCGCGCCGGGTGCGGGACCTCGACCACGCCAAGGAGCTGAAGGCCTCGCTGGAGGGGCTGGGCGCCGTCCAGCTGTCCGCCAAGGCGGCCGAGGGTTCGAAGAAGCTGTTCGGCTCGGTCACCCCGGCCGATATCGTCTCGGCGATCAAGTCGGCGGGTGGTCCCTCGCTGGACAAGCGGATCATCCAGGTCGGCAAGCACATCAAGACCGTCGGCAGGCACCAGGTCACCGCCCGCCTGCACCCCGAGGTGCGGGCCGAGGTCCGGATCGACGTCACGCCGCAGCGATAA
- a CDS encoding DUF3558 domain-containing protein: MLRSIRFGGAVAAALLLAACGGETGGSPALSESGEETSAGSSQPPQSEQGAAPRVPEPLPVDGILADPCTALSDTQLSQIGLTAPGTNRDTRTGPECVWKSATFQDNSVSISPMTANDNGLDGIYANEPEDEYFEPTTIGGYPAVYANVIDSRSDGDCVLWLGVTDQLAVSVITQIARGPNETDPCPVNERVGEAMIEQLKRG; the protein is encoded by the coding sequence ATGCTCCGCAGCATCCGGTTCGGCGGCGCCGTTGCCGCCGCCCTCCTGCTGGCCGCCTGCGGCGGTGAGACCGGGGGCAGCCCGGCGCTGTCCGAGTCCGGGGAGGAGACCTCGGCCGGCTCGTCCCAGCCCCCGCAGTCCGAGCAGGGCGCCGCGCCGCGGGTGCCGGAGCCGCTGCCGGTGGACGGCATCCTGGCCGACCCGTGCACCGCCCTTTCCGATACGCAGCTCTCCCAGATCGGGCTCACCGCGCCCGGCACGAACCGGGACACCCGGACCGGGCCGGAATGCGTCTGGAAGTCGGCCACCTTCCAGGACAACTCGGTAAGTATCAGCCCGATGACCGCCAACGACAACGGCCTGGACGGGATCTACGCGAACGAGCCGGAGGACGAGTACTTCGAGCCGACCACCATCGGCGGCTACCCAGCGGTGTACGCGAACGTCATCGACAGCCGTTCGGACGGCGACTGTGTGCTGTGGCTCGGGGTGACCGACCAGCTGGCCGTCAGCGTCATCACACAGATCGCGCGCGGACCGAACGAAACCGACCCATGCCCGGTCAACGAGCGGGTAGGGGAAGCGATGATCGAGCAGCTCAAGAGGGGTTGA
- a CDS encoding ESX secretion-associated protein EspG translates to MLTTPLKFTTPTLLNLIRRRGGEPHQTLAGTPTWHDDQAQRTLDQQVNAVLTEHGLLGPRGMDRDLLAVIESISRPQLEYYGWFEGQFAGAPPNFTVLAGSGSGGAFVLARFIADDGVLITAEQPENLLRAFIEQIPPGRPGGGQALVVGKSEFLSGRPAGSDGTGAGVLRPAPGQDQASSIHEIKRILQAERTGAGSLYVAARGPSGVRRRCERPLNFIDTAEGRWLMEEVPGRGEPLVVFTPATPQLLAERLRNAQGALG, encoded by the coding sequence GTGCTGACCACGCCGCTGAAGTTCACCACCCCGACCCTGCTCAACCTGATCCGGCGCCGGGGCGGGGAACCGCACCAGACCCTCGCGGGCACACCCACCTGGCATGACGACCAGGCGCAGCGCACGCTGGACCAGCAGGTCAACGCCGTGCTGACCGAGCATGGTCTGTTGGGCCCGCGTGGCATGGACCGGGACCTGCTCGCGGTGATCGAGTCGATCTCCCGGCCGCAGCTGGAGTACTACGGCTGGTTCGAGGGGCAGTTCGCAGGCGCACCACCGAACTTCACCGTGCTGGCCGGCAGCGGCAGCGGCGGCGCATTCGTGCTGGCCCGGTTCATCGCGGACGACGGGGTGCTGATCACCGCGGAGCAGCCGGAGAACCTGCTGCGGGCGTTCATCGAGCAGATCCCGCCGGGTCGTCCCGGCGGCGGGCAGGCGCTGGTGGTCGGCAAGAGCGAGTTCCTCAGCGGGCGGCCCGCCGGTTCGGACGGGACGGGTGCGGGGGTGCTGCGCCCGGCGCCCGGTCAGGACCAGGCCTCCTCGATCCACGAGATCAAGCGCATCCTGCAGGCGGAACGGACCGGGGCCGGCAGCCTGTACGTGGCCGCGCGCGGGCCGTCCGGGGTGCGGCGGCGCTGCGAGCGTCCGCTGAACTTCATCGACACGGCCGAGGGGCGCTGGCTGATGGAGGAGGTCCCCGGCCGCGGCGAGCCGCTCGTGGTGTTCACCCCGGCCACCCCGCAGCTGCTCGCCGAGCGGCTGCGCAACGCGCAGGGCGCCCTCGGCTGA
- the dnaB gene encoding replicative DNA helicase, with the protein MLLSKDAIADVVEVLRPGDFYRPAHQAVYDCVLDLYGRGEPADPITVSAELERRGELGRVGGAPYLHTLIATVPTAANAGYYAEIVAEKAVLRRLVEAGTRIVQYGYGASSAEGSDVNEVVDRAQAAIYEVTERRTSEDYVALEELLQPTMDEIDAIASRGGSAQGIPTGFLDLDEVTNGLHAGQMIIIAARPGVGKALALDTPLPTPDGWTTMGAVRPGDRLLGSDGLPTTVVAATEVMRQRPCYEVEFADGSVLVADAEHQWRTADDAVRTTRQLAGRTGCAVRNAGPLRLPERRLDPHPYALGAWLAAQRTNGTRFHLADPEVVTRLEGEAGLTVWPTAGSRFVAELPARTALDAAERDRIPAQYLRASFEQRRALLAGLLDTAGTVGRAGEIRLELPGTRLTEDVRELITGLGYGCGATGGTLCFDTEERVFGTERKHLRHKRRLGGRACAEPTRRIVDVREVPSVPVRCVQVDAADHLYLAGRSMIPTHNSTLGLDFARSCSIRHGMTSVIFSLEMSRTEIVMRMLSAEARIRLQDMRGGRMSDDDWTRLARRMSEISEAPLFIDDSPNMTMMEIRAKARRLKQRNDLKLVVVDYMQLMTSGKRVESRQQEVSEFSRQLKLLAKEIEVPVVAISQLNRGPEQRTDKRPMLSDLRESGSLEQDADIVLLVNRPDAWERDDPRAGEADLILAKHRAGPTSTVVVAHQLHYSRFADLAQG; encoded by the coding sequence ATGCTGCTGTCCAAGGACGCCATTGCCGATGTGGTGGAGGTGCTGCGGCCTGGCGACTTCTACCGGCCGGCGCACCAGGCGGTGTACGACTGCGTGCTGGACCTGTACGGCCGGGGCGAGCCTGCCGACCCGATCACCGTCTCCGCCGAGCTGGAGCGGCGCGGCGAGCTCGGCAGGGTCGGCGGGGCACCGTATCTGCACACCCTGATCGCCACCGTGCCCACCGCGGCCAACGCCGGTTACTACGCGGAGATCGTGGCCGAGAAGGCGGTGCTGCGCAGGCTGGTGGAGGCAGGCACCCGGATCGTGCAGTACGGCTACGGCGCGAGCTCCGCCGAGGGCAGCGACGTGAACGAGGTGGTCGACCGCGCCCAGGCCGCCATCTACGAGGTCACCGAGCGGCGCACCAGCGAGGACTACGTCGCGCTGGAGGAACTGCTGCAACCGACCATGGACGAGATCGACGCGATCGCGTCCCGGGGCGGCTCGGCGCAGGGGATCCCCACCGGCTTCCTCGACCTGGACGAGGTGACCAACGGCCTGCACGCAGGCCAAATGATCATCATCGCCGCCCGGCCCGGTGTGGGGAAGGCGCTGGCGCTGGACACCCCGCTGCCCACCCCGGACGGCTGGACCACCATGGGCGCGGTGCGGCCGGGCGACCGGCTGCTCGGATCGGACGGCCTGCCGACAACGGTGGTCGCCGCCACCGAGGTCATGCGGCAGCGTCCCTGCTACGAGGTGGAGTTCGCGGACGGCAGCGTGCTGGTCGCGGACGCCGAGCACCAGTGGCGCACGGCGGACGACGCGGTGCGCACCACCAGGCAACTGGCCGGGCGCACCGGGTGCGCCGTACGCAACGCCGGGCCGCTGCGGCTGCCGGAGCGGCGGCTGGACCCGCATCCCTACGCCCTCGGCGCCTGGCTCGCCGCCCAGCGGACGAACGGCACCCGGTTCCACCTGGCTGATCCGGAGGTGGTCACGCGGCTGGAAGGCGAGGCAGGGCTGACCGTATGGCCCACGGCCGGTTCCCGGTTCGTGGCGGAACTGCCCGCGCGCACCGCGCTGGACGCAGCCGAACGCGACCGCATCCCGGCGCAGTACCTGCGTGCCTCCTTCGAGCAGCGGCGGGCCCTGCTGGCCGGGCTGCTGGACACCGCGGGCACCGTCGGCCGCGCCGGCGAGATCCGGCTCGAGCTGCCCGGCACCCGGCTGACCGAGGACGTCCGGGAGCTGATCACCGGACTGGGCTACGGCTGCGGCGCGACCGGCGGGACGCTGTGCTTCGACACCGAGGAGCGGGTGTTCGGCACCGAGCGCAAGCACCTGCGGCACAAGCGCAGGCTCGGCGGGCGGGCCTGCGCGGAGCCCACCCGGCGGATCGTGGACGTGCGCGAGGTGCCCAGCGTGCCGGTGCGCTGCGTGCAGGTGGACGCGGCCGATCACCTCTACCTCGCGGGCCGGTCCATGATCCCGACGCACAACTCCACCCTCGGGCTGGACTTCGCCAGGTCCTGCTCGATCCGGCACGGCATGACCAGCGTGATCTTCTCGCTGGAGATGAGCCGCACCGAGATCGTGATGCGGATGCTCTCGGCCGAGGCCCGGATCCGGTTGCAGGACATGCGCGGTGGCCGGATGTCCGATGACGACTGGACCAGGCTGGCCCGGCGGATGAGCGAGATCAGCGAGGCACCGCTGTTCATCGACGACTCGCCGAACATGACCATGATGGAGATCAGGGCGAAGGCGCGCAGGCTGAAGCAGCGCAACGACCTGAAGCTGGTGGTCGTGGACTACATGCAGCTGATGACCTCGGGTAAGCGGGTGGAGTCGCGGCAGCAGGAGGTCTCCGAGTTCTCCCGGCAGCTCAAGCTGCTCGCCAAGGAGATCGAGGTGCCGGTGGTGGCGATCAGCCAGCTCAACCGTGGCCCCGAACAGCGCACCGACAAGCGGCCGATGTTGTCCGACCTGCGTGAGTCGGGCTCACTGGAGCAGGACGCGGATATCGTGCTGCTGGTCAACCGGCCGGACGCCTGGGAACGGGACGACCCGCGGGCCGGGGAGGCGGACCTCATCCTCGCCAAGCACCGCGCGGGCCCGACCTCCACCGTGGTGGTGGCGCACCAGCTGCACTACAGCCGGTTCGCCGACCTGGCTCAGGGCTGA
- a CDS encoding helix-turn-helix transcriptional regulator: METTEFGQAVRRWRDRLSPEATGLPAGGHRRAAGLRREELAGLAGISVDYVTRLEQGRASNPSSQVVDALARALRLSSTEREHLFRLAGLMPLGAETVPAYLTPSVQRMLDRLVGTPVAVYDACWTLLVANPPYAALMGDPSGWRGHERNGVWRNFLGAGSRVRHTPESRSALEAAQVADLRTAAARYPADQRLQRLIAELRTNSARFAKLWDSGAVGHHEAARKTIDHPHVGPLTLDCDVLSVAGSDLRIMIYTAEPDTDDAGRLALLTVLGTQTLVG, encoded by the coding sequence ATGGAGACGACGGAATTCGGGCAGGCGGTGCGCCGCTGGCGTGACCGGCTCTCGCCCGAGGCGACCGGGCTGCCGGCTGGCGGACACCGGCGCGCGGCCGGACTACGCCGCGAGGAGCTGGCCGGCCTGGCAGGGATCTCCGTTGACTACGTCACCCGCCTCGAACAGGGCCGCGCGTCCAACCCGTCGTCACAGGTCGTCGACGCGTTGGCCCGGGCGCTGCGGCTGTCGTCAACCGAGCGGGAGCACCTGTTCCGGCTGGCCGGGCTCATGCCGCTGGGCGCGGAGACCGTGCCCGCGTACCTCACCCCGAGCGTGCAGCGGATGCTGGACCGGCTGGTCGGCACGCCCGTGGCGGTCTACGACGCGTGCTGGACCCTGCTGGTGGCCAACCCGCCGTACGCGGCGTTGATGGGTGATCCGTCCGGATGGCGCGGTCACGAGCGCAACGGCGTGTGGCGCAATTTCCTCGGCGCGGGTAGCCGGGTCCGGCACACACCGGAGTCCCGGAGCGCGCTGGAGGCCGCGCAGGTCGCCGACCTGCGCACCGCCGCTGCCCGGTATCCGGCCGACCAGCGGCTCCAGCGGCTGATCGCGGAACTACGCACGAACAGTGCCCGGTTCGCCAAGCTGTGGGACTCCGGCGCCGTCGGCCACCACGAGGCGGCCCGCAAGACCATCGACCATCCGCACGTAGGTCCCCTGACACTGGACTGCGACGTGCTCAGCGTGGCCGGCAGCGACCTGCGCATCATGATCTACACCGCCGAACCCGATACCGACGACGCCGGACGCCTCGCACTGCTCACCGTCCTCGGCACCCAAACACTCGTCGGGTAG
- a CDS encoding SDR family NAD(P)-dependent oxidoreductase, with amino-acid sequence MTTTLITGGNKGLGFETARRLIAAGHTVYIGSRDTERGRRAAERLGARMALIDVTDDATVTAAVKAIEADGGLDVLVNNAGIEGRTENAGVLGPAETTADFMRTIFDTNVFGLVRVTHAFLPLLEHSAAPVIVNVSSGLASINRVATPGTPTYAYPGVAYPASKTAVNMITVQYAKAFPNIRINAVEPGYTKTDLNGNTGTQTVEEGTEIIVRMAQIGPDGPTGGYFDAANPLPW; translated from the coding sequence ATGACAACGACATTGATCACCGGAGGGAACAAGGGGCTCGGCTTCGAGACCGCCCGCCGACTCATCGCCGCAGGCCACACCGTCTACATCGGCAGCAGGGACACAGAACGTGGACGCCGAGCCGCCGAGCGACTGGGTGCGCGAATGGCCCTCATCGACGTCACCGACGACGCCACCGTTACGGCCGCGGTGAAAGCTATCGAGGCGGACGGCGGCCTGGACGTGCTGGTCAACAACGCCGGCATCGAAGGGCGGACGGAGAACGCCGGTGTGCTCGGCCCCGCGGAGACCACCGCCGACTTCATGCGGACAATCTTCGACACGAACGTCTTCGGCTTGGTGCGCGTCACCCACGCGTTCCTGCCACTGCTCGAACACTCCGCCGCCCCGGTGATCGTGAACGTCAGCAGCGGCCTGGCCTCGATCAACCGAGTCGCCACCCCGGGCACGCCGACCTACGCATACCCCGGAGTCGCCTACCCGGCATCGAAGACCGCAGTCAACATGATCACCGTGCAGTACGCGAAGGCGTTCCCGAACATCCGGATCAACGCAGTGGAGCCCGGCTACACCAAAACGGACCTCAACGGGAACACCGGCACGCAGACTGTCGAAGAAGGCACCGAGATCATCGTCCGCATGGCACAGATCGGTCCAGACGGTCCCACCGGAGGCTACTTCGACGCCGCAAATCCCCTTCCCTGGTAG